DNA from Jeotgalibacillus haloalkalitolerans:
GACTGCTGTTTTATTCCCGTAAAGTGTTACTGCCCGATCCAGAAAGTCTGTCAAGATTAATGGCACATGCATCCTTACATCCCCTTTGTTTGTACTTAAATATGGGTGTATTGTATACGTTTTCAAAAAGTAAATCAATTATTGACAGAACTTTCAGGTATTTATCTATTAGCTAAACTGGCTGCTGATTTCCGTTCCAGGGGGACGCTTTCCGCGGCCGGGCGCTGAGCCAGCAGGCTTCGCCATGCTCTGTCTCACCTGTCCCTTCCTGCCGCAGGAGTCGCCCCCTTCCACTACAATCATCAGCTGTGCAGATACAACATTGACCTTTAATAAAATTTATCTTTTCAAAACTGTATCTAAAATAAGTGAGGATTTTCAGGGAGTGCCGAGACTCCAACTATGAGCTAAACATGCTATATTACATAGACATTAAATGTTAAAGAGCACCTCGCTAAAATGATTAATTCATTGTCAGTCGGGAAGAATATATACTATACAAATCTAAGGAGATGATTGAGATGGCAGATAAAGAGAATAAGAAAGAACAAAATAATAAGAATGATGCGGAAGAAAAAATCCAGGATATGTTTGAAGAAGGTACCGTGGATCGCAAGGAAGATGAGGAAGACAAAGAAGATAAGGATTGAAAAAAACCGGGTTGCCGTATTTGAGCAACCCGGTTTTTTTAGCTTCGGTTAACAGGCAGCGTGCAGCATCTGAAAGAGCCGCCAGACTTAATAATTTCTGAAATATCACATTCGATCACATCATAGCCCGCTCTTTTAAGCTTCTTATTGATGTCCTGATTGACGGGCAAACTGATGATTTTATCGTGCCCAATGCTAAGTACATTCGGACCCATCGTGAACTGTTCATCATCGGTTACATCAATCAGTTCATAGTGCTCCTTGAACTTATCGATCATTTCCTGTGAAAAAGCCGGGCTGTAAATCAGGGCTTCTTCAGGTGAGATGATGTTGAACAGACAGTCCAGATGTAAGTACTGTGAATCAAACGGGACAGCTGTGATGTCGTGTTCGGGCAGCTTCGCACGCAGTTCTTCAACTGCATCTTCTGTTGTTCTGCTGCTGATGCCGACCCATATTTTTTTGCCGTCTGTAATTACATCTCCACCTTCAATTGAGGGTGAAGTGATCTTTTCGAATTTCATTTTCGATTCCTGCAGCCATTCCTTTAAAATCCTGTCTTCTCCGCTGCGCATGTCTGTTCCCATGGTGGAAATGAAAACTGTGTCACCAATGGTAAAGCCGATGTCACGTGTGAAGACCTGTTCAGGATACATCGCAAGCGGCGGCAGCTGAACGACATCTGCACCGTGTTCATGAAGCAGCTGGATAAAGTTACGGTGCTGTTCCATTGCTTTTTCGCGGTCGATATTATCTTTTAAAAAGTGTTTTTGCGTTTCATTTATGGCCTCTTCAATTTTCATAAAGGCAGGCGGACATACAAGGACACGTTCAAGTGCGCCAAATTCATTTTGACAGCCGGCCTGGTTATGATTTTCTTTTCGTTCCATCAACATGCTCCAGTCCTCCGTTTTTACTCTTTTTGTATGTTATTCCTTTTTCACAGTAAAAATAAACGGAGGGTTCTAGGAAAATTATTGAACTGAATACTTTTGAAGCCCGGTATGACTGTTTTCGAGGATCGAAAAAATTTTTTCTTTGTACGATGCGAGACTTAAATCACTTCTGCTTCTCGGCTTTGGCTGGCTGATTTTGATTTCAGCTGCCAGTTCACCAGGCTGTCCGCTCAGCACCAGAATTCTGTCACAGACATGCAGTGCTTCATCAATATCATGCGTCACCATTACCATTGTGGTTTTTTCTTCCTGCCAGATATCAAGCAGCAGATCCTGCAGCTGCATTTTTGTAAATGCATCAAGTGCACTGAATGGCTCATCCAGTAATAGCACCGAAGGTTTTGAAGCGAGTGCCCGCGCAATCGCAGTTCGCTGCGCCATTCCACCTGACAGGTCACGTGGAAGTGCTTTTGAAAATTCACTTAACCCTACGAGGGATAAATAATGTGCACCCTGCTCACGGTATTTTGCAGGATGTTTAAATCCAAACAGCACGTTATCTTCTACTGACAGCCAGGGCATCAGCCGGGGTTCCTGAAAAATAACGCCTGCTCCTTTTCCGCTGCCGTCATGTAAGTGAATTGTGCCGCTGTCTGCCTGATCTAGTCCTGACAGTACGCGCAGCAGCGTACTTTTACCACAGCCGCTCGTCCCGAGAATACCGACAATTTCACCTTTTTGAACAGTGAAGGATATATCCTTAAATCCGGCTGCCCCATCTTTAAATAAGCGGGATGCTTTTTTTACTGTTAACAATGCAGTCACCTCTTTTACTGAGCATTTTGCAGGTTATCCTGCCACTTCAATGACTTTGCTTCAATTCCTTTGAGCAGTGCATCTGTCCCTTTACCGAGTGCTGCAAATAAGATGATACTTGCGATAATTAATTCCGGTGAAGATGTATTCTGCCCAAGTACAAGCAGATATCCAAGTCCTTCACTTGCACCAAGCAGCTCTGCAGCAACGACAAACATCCACCCTAAGCCAAGTCCGCTCCTGATCCCTACGAGAAACGATGGCAGAGACGCCGGCAGGATAATTCTTCTGACTAACTGCAGTGAGCTGAAACGATAGACCTTTCCCACTTCAATCAGCTTTCTGTCGACACCCTGAATACCTGATACGATATTTAAATAAACCGGGAAGAATACGCCGACTGCGATTAACGTGACTTTAGAAGGCTCTCCAATGCCCATCCATAAAAGAAATAATGGAACCCAGGCAAGTGACGGGATAGATCTGAATGCCTGCAGAATCGGATCGAGCAGCCTTTCTGCCTGTTTAAAGTATCCGACTGCTGCACCGACTATCAGGGCAGCTGCGGTTCCGATCAGAAATCCTGCCCCCACTCTGTATAATGTGATGGACACATGCGACCAGAGTGTACCCTCCTGTGCCATTTCAATTATTGACGTGACCACAACGGTCGGGGCTGGCAGCAGGTATGATTCGATCCAGCCGAGTCGGGCCGCTGCTTCCCAGACAGCGATCAGCACAACTGGGAGGATCAGTCCGAGTCCAATCAGATTCAATTTATTTTTCATACCGCTCCCTCCTTTACTCCAGACTCTCTGTAAATGACGGGTTTAACAATTCATCAACAAGTGCTTCAATATCTGCATCCTGATCAATCACTTCCTCCTGGCGCAGCACCTCACCCGCTGCAATCAGCGCTTCAGTATGTTCATCTCCAATGACCGGATTTGAAAAGTCATTGCGGGCAAGACTTGCTTTTGCCACCTCAAGGTTCATTTCCGCTTCATCTGCAAGAATTTGTGCGGCATCATCAGGATTCGCAATCGTCCATTCACGTGCTGCTTCATATTGCGCAATTACTTCTTCCACAATCTCAGGATAATCTTCAGCAAATTCTGATCTGACATTCAGTGTTCCATACGTATTAAAGTCAGGATTCCGGTAAAACAGTTCTGCATTCGTATCCAGTTCTGCTCTTGCCATATGCGGATCCAGTCCGGCCCATGCATCGACCTGACCTGAAGATAATGCATTTGCTCCATCCGGATGCTGAAGGTTCACAATTTCCACTTCATCTGAGGATACCCCTGCTTCTTCAAGTGCACGAAGGAGGAATATGTAAGGGTCTGTTCCAAGCGTTGCGGCGACTTTTTTTCCTTTCAGGTCTTCCACTGACTGAATATCTGATCCTTCAGCTGCAACAAGTGCAGTCCACTCCGGCTTTGCGTATAAGTAAACGGATTCCACCGGAGAGCCGTTTGATTTTGCGATCAGGGCTGCCGCTCCTGCAGTGGACCCAAAATCAACACTTCTGGAATTAAGAAACTCCAGTGCCTTATTACTTCCCTGACTGAGTACCCACTCCACTTCAATTCCTTCATCCTTCAGTGCTTCTTCTACCAGTCCCTGCTCTTTCAGTACAAGGCTCGTTGGTGAATAATAAGCATAATCAAGCGTAATTTTTTCCGGCTGTTCATCTGAACTGGCGTTTGCTGAGCATCCAGCGAGGACCCCGATTGCCGCTGATGATAAGATAAGTGCACTTAATTTATTCATTTATATTCCTCCCTGTTTACTCAGAATTATGTTTAAAAGAAACGGACAGCTTTTACTGTCCAGTTTCAAAATGATATTTGACGAGCTCCCCCCATTTTTCAAATTCAACGAGGAAGCCGTCATGACCAAAATCTGTATCGACTTCATGAAAGTCAGCTTCAGGTACATAGCTGATAAACTGTTCAATTACGTTCGGCGGGTATAGCAGATCCCCCTTAAATCCAATGCCAAGCAGCTTTGACTTAATCTTCCCGGCTGCTTCCTGAATACTGCCGTGATACCTGCTGATATCGTGATGATTCATCGCATATAAAAGTGTCAAATAGCTGTTCGGGTCAAACCGTTTCGTGATTTTTTCACCCTGGTATTTTAAATAGGATTCCACCTGATAAAATGGCTGCTTTTCTTCCACTTCTTTTTCTTCTCTGTTGAATCTGCCTGTAAACAGGTAGGGACTTCTGTAAGTGACAAGACCGACCATTCTGGCAACCTCAAACCCTTTTACGTCAGAGGCATTTTCATACAAGCCGTTGTTCCAGGCCGGGTCATTTTCAATCGCATGAATTCCGATCCGGTTGAAAGCTATCCCGTAATCACTTAATGATGGCGTCGCTGCAAGGAGCACTGCTTTTCCCATAAAATCAGGATAGCTGATGCACCATTCAAGTGTCTGCATACCGCCGAGTGACCCGCCTATGACACCGTGCAGGCTTGTGATTCCAAGCTTCAGACAGGCGTGATACTGGGCGTTCACCATATCTTTTACCGTGATAAATGGAAAGGCTGTGCGGTACTTTTCACCGTTTTGATTAAGTGAATCTGGACCTGTAGAACCGCTGCAGCCGCCAAGAACGTTAAATGTAATCACCTGAAACTTTGTTAAGTCAATGTAAGCATGTTCACCGGCAAATCCACGCCACCAGCCCGGATCCTGCTCCGTTCCGACTGACTGGTGCGTCCCGGTTAACGCGTGACAGATCAGGATCACAGGTAATGACGGATCTCCTGACCGCTCATAGCGGAGAGAGACATCATCTATCACTTTTCCGGATTCAAGTGTCAAAGAACCGATGTTAACTGTCCCTTCACGATGCATGACCTTCTCAGTTAATGTCTCTCCCATGGTGGTTCCTCCCTTACGAATGCGCTGGTACTGCCGCTTTTTCAATCGCCTGATTTAAATCGTTAATTAAATCTTCAACAGATTCAATACCGACTGATAATCTGATTTGCTCTTCCTTTACGCCGGCTGCCTCAAGATCTGCAGCTGTCAGCTGTGCGTGTGTTGTTGAAGCCGGGTGAATGATGAGTGATTTCGCATCCCCAACGTTAGCAACATGTGACCAGAGCTGCGTATGATCAATCACTTTTCTGCCTGCCTCGCGTCCACCCTTAATGCCAAATACAATAATTGATCCGGCTCCTTTAGGCAGATACTTTTTCGCCGCCTCATATGATGAGTGGCTTTCAAGACCCGGATACTGCACCCAGTCAACTGAAGGATGCTGATCCAGATACTCAGCGACTTTCAGCGCGTTTTCCACGTGACGCTCCACTCTCAGATGCAGCGTCTCAAGTCCCTGCAATAAATAAAATGCATTTTGAGGGCTGAGGCATGCGCCTGTATCACGCAGCAGATTCACCCGCAGCTTTGCGATAAATGCCGCTGCTTCAAGATCCACAAAGCGTAATCCGTTATAGCTTGGGTCAGGCGTTGTAAAATCCGGGAAGCGTCCGTTATCATAATTGAATGTTCCTGCATCTACAACGACACCGCCAATCGTTGTGCCGTGTCCACCGATCCATTTCGTTGCTGAATGGACAACGATGTCTGCCCCGTGTTCAATCGGTTTGTTCAGATAAGGCGTTGCAAATGTGCTGTCAACAATCAGCGGAACGCCTTCTTCATGAGCGACTTTTGCCACTCCTTCTGTATCAAGTACATGCAGACTCGGGTTTCCAATCACTTCTGCAAAGACAGCCTTCGTTTTCGGACCGATCGCTTTTCTGAAGTTCTCCGGGTCTGTCCCGTCAACAAATTTTACATTCACACCGTATCTCGGCAACGTCTGGGCGAAAAGGTTGTAAGTGCCGCCATAAAGATTTGCAGCAGCGACAATTTCATCTCCTGCGCCTGCAAGGTTCAGTACTGCATAAGTGATTGCCGCCATGCCGGAAGCTGTTGCCACAGCACCGACTCCGCCTTCTAACAGCGCGATTCTATTTTCAAAAGCAGCGACTGTCGGGTTTCCGATTCGTGTATAGATATTTCCTTCTTCAGCAAGTGAGAATAAATTCTGCGCATGCTCAGCGCTGTCAAACGTGTAAGACGTTGTCTGATAGATCGGGATTGCTCTTGAATTCGTAGTCGGATCTGATTCTGTTGCACCGTGAAGTAATAGCGTCTCAATATTGTATTGCGGCTGATTGTTGGTCATGAATGAATCTCTCCTTTAGTGAGTTGATGGATTTTTTTACAGTGAAGTTGTAACTGGATGAAGGTGAAAGGGGAAAACAAAAACCCCCTTCATAAGAAGAGGGTTATATATCCTCCTCTTATCTTTCAGACCTTTTCAGGGTCTGTAGGAATTAGCACCTTTCCGTATCAGGATTTGATACGTTGGTTGCCGGGCATCGCAGGGCCTAGTCCCTCCGCCACTCTGGATAAGAGTTATAAAGTTGTAAGTACATGTTGTGTTTGCTCTTGTTGAGGATTATAAAGAGTCTGAAAAAGGAAGTCAACCTTTTTCTGAATATTTATTTTATTGGGCTTTGAATTCTATTACCTCTGCTTCTGGATCGGACTGAATTTCTATGTGTGCCGGAACCCGCAGATGGATGACACTCATGCCACTCGAATAATTTAAGCCTGAAGCCAGGTCCGCACGCTCCCCTTTCATGAATTGCTGTGCGGCAACCGGTGGATTAAACTGATTGAACTGAAGCCTGTTGGTGTGAAATGAGTTTTCTACATTCACTGTACCAGCGGCAATTGACACTTCTGCTCTTTTGATGGTTTCCGTAATGTCATAACCATTTAATACGACAGGTGTTTCATAAATGTCAATCAGAATTTCACGGTCAACCTCTTCATCTTTTGTAACAGCAATTAGCACATCTCCATAAGACGACCCATAACCTGGCGCAGGAATAATCAGCCGGTCCATTGAAAAATCATACTGCTTTTGTTCCACCAGAAATTCAGGCGCAATATCATCAAACCTGTTTTGCTGAGCGGGTCCATACAGGTCAAAGTAATAGTCTGATGGTTCCGCTTCTGACATGGCATTCGTGTCATCAGCTGATACCGGTAAAATATAATATGCAGCCATAGCAACCAAGAGAACGCCGGAATAGATGATATAGATCAGTCGGGTACGCAACAGCTTCCCAGTAAATATTCTTTGTTTTTTGGGCTTTAATTGCTGCTCTCTTCTTCTCCAAAAGAGTGTGAAAATCAGTAAAACGAGTGCGATTGGAAGTATTTGAACAAGGAACATCATATTTCTCTCACCTCACTATTATTGGTCAGCGCTACTGCCAGACCATACAATATGACTGCAGTAAAAAGTGCTTTTACCAGAAAAATCAGCAGTGAGCTTTCCTGAACATAAAAGAGATGAGCGAATTCAAATAGAACGTAGTTTTGCAGGATGTTCGGAACAAATATGATTGCCGGGATCAGTGCAAAAAACAGCTTACTGATCTTCAATAATGTTCCAAACAGATACCCAAGCGCAACAGCCATTAAGTAATACCCGAACATACCGGCACCTGCAATGAACAGTTCCCCGGGTGACCCTACCGTTGAAAGCCCGGGAAAATACTCTGCCGGACGTACCAATAACATAATGAGATAAATCAGATAGCTGCTCAATACAGTAAAAATGGCAGCAATCAAGACAACAGAAGCAAACAGAATTGCATTGGAAACCTGAGAAATGAAACGGTTTGTAACAAATGAGAAATCTTCATACAAATAGTTTTTAGCAGTGAGCATAGCCGGCGTAACGAACATCCAGAATATCGTGAAAGCAAAAACAGTATTCGTCGAGTAGGTTGACACTTCAATCGAAAACAAATCATTAGTCGTCGCCATTCCTCCAGATCCAATCGCAGAGAATATAATCCCGATCACCTGCAGAAGAACAAGACTGCGCAGCAGATACGTATAGGAATACCATTTATAAATCACTTGCTGCCGGATCACATCACCCGTGCTGACTGTTGCTAAAGACATCATCAATCCCCCCTGTATTTCTTCTCGTCATATACACACACAAATCACTCGCAGACACCGGCGAAAATCTAAGATCACGCGCAGCTGCTTTCTCAGCCGCAGTAAAATGATTTTTCACAACCACTGTTGAGAATCCGCTTTTTTCTTCAAGACGGGCAATCACTTCCTGCTGATCTGACCAGCTTTTAACCTGAACAGTCGGGCCGGTGACAGCCATCGCATACTCTTTTACTTCTTCGATCGGGAGATGCAGAACCGAACGTCCCCCATCAATCAGCAGCAGATCTTCAATCAATTCATCAATTTCATCAAGGTGGTGACTTGAAATCAGAATCGTTCTCGGATGTGCAAGATAATCCTTCAGCAGTGCCCGGTAAAAATCTTTTCTGACTGAGGCATCCATGCCGGTTGTCGGCTCATCAAATATCGTCAGCGGACAGCGTGCTGCAAGACCAAGGATTCCGAAAAACGTATTTTTCTGTCCCTTAGACAGATAATCCGTTCCAACATTCATGGGTAAGGCAAAATACTCCGCAAGACGCTGTGCAAGCTCTGCGTCCCAGTTCGGATAAAAACGGCTGTGGTGATGCAAAATGTCTTTCGTCGTCAGCGCATTCGAGAAAACAGTGTATTCATCAAGATACATACTGTTGGCAGATACCTTCAGGCTGTTAAAGGGCTTTTCACCGAACACACTGATGTCCCCGCCTGTCTTTTTTAAATAACCGGCGATCGTTTTCATGAGCGTTGTTTTACCAGACCCGTTTCTTCCGACAATGCCGGTAATCGTATTTTCCTGAATGATAAAGTCCGCATCTTTTACACCGGCACCGTTTTTGAACCTTTTCTCAAGATGTCTGCATTCAATAACCGTCATGACGTTTCCCCTTTCCGGCGACTTTGCTCCAGCTGAATCATGTGGATCAGATCTGTTTCTTTTACATTCAGGTGTTCTGCCTCGGCAACTACATCGGATACAAGCGCTGCCAGAGTTTCGTTGATTCTCCTGTGGCGGATCTGTTCAGCCGCCTCTTCTGTCACAAACATCCCAAGTCCCCTTTTCTTATATAGAATCCCTGCATCTGCAAGTATGGTCAGCCCTTTTGCTGCTGTGGCCGGATTGATATTGAACTGATCAGCCAGCTGGTACTGCGAAAACATCTTTTCATGTGCTTTAAATCGTTCATGCAAAATTTCTGTTTCCAGCCACTCTGCAATCTGTATATAAATCGGTTTTGTACTGTCTGCATTCAGCATCAGCTCAGTCACCTCCTTTATCTGATATAGTGCATTACTGTTGTAATGTACTATATAGTATTTTGTAATCTTTGGCAATAGGTGTTTGTGGAAATTTTTGATATTGGGCGCGTGCGTTGGTTCGTGGAAAAGTGAGGCATGTTCGGAGAAAACATGTGGAAGTTCGTAGAAAAACATGGTGCGTTCTCAGAATAAACAGGGTGGTCCTTAGAAAAATAAACAAGGTTCACAGCTTCATGACGAAAGACTCACAAAAAAACTGCACAATTGCTGTGCAGTTTTAATTCGTATTTATGATTTCAACACCTTTGCCAACGGATGAACGCCTATACTTTGTATAAATAGCGACAGCAATACGGCAATAAAGGAAACGGTCATCACGGTTTCAATTTCTCCCGTGCCAGAGGCCTCGAGTAATAACAGCAGCACAACTGACATCGTTCCTTTCACTCCGCCAAATGAAATCAGCAGTGATTCCTTCCAGGACAGGTTCCTGCGGATCGGCGGCACGCTTTGAGCGGTAAGCACGACAAGCAGGGTTCTGATCACAAGTGACAGGATAAATACAATCGCCGCAAAGCCGAACCACTCCCATTTCAAATAGTCGACTGCTGTAAATCCGATGAGTAAGAAGACGAGTGATAACAGCGTCGGTTCGACTACATCCCAGAAGTGATCGAGTGATTCCCGGTAATGATCCTCTTTATTAATCCTGTTAAATTCCCAGGAAAGCATCAGTCCTGCTGCAACGGTTGCCAGCACCCCCGAGATGCCAAACGATTCCGCAAGCAGAAATAATCCGTAAGCCATGATAATGCTCAGCATGACCTGATACTCCTGATGATGCGTGAAATGAACTGCTCTGCTGACAATCCAGCCGAACACAACTCCGATCAGTGCGCCACCGATCGCCACATATAAGAATTCTCCCATAAACGAGAAAAACGAAAAGCTTTCATGACCCTGGTGAATAGATAACAGTGTCGCAAAAATAACATAGCTTGTTCCATCATTGATCAGTGACTCACCTTCTACAATGTCACCGACTTTTTCATTATCCAGAGACTTATGTAAGATGGAAGTCACTGAAACCGGGTCAGTCGGTGTCAGGACAGCTGCAATCAGCAATGCTTCTGTAAAATCAAGCGGTACAAACCACGTGGCAATCAAATAAATGACACCACCCAGTCCGAGCACTGTCAGCATCAGCCCGACAGTACTGAGCAGTGAAACCGCCCAGCTGTTTGTCTTTAAAGCCCCAACTGAAAACTTGTAAGCTGAAATGAATAACAGCGCGGGCAGGATGATTTCATACAGTGCTTTTTCAGATAATTGAATGCCTTCAAAAAAAGGAATGAAAAATAAGAGCATTCCGATGCCGACTAAAACGGGTGGTCTTGGAAACACCTGTGTCCGTTTATCAATTGTAAAAATGATATAGCCGATCAA
Protein-coding regions in this window:
- a CDS encoding dimethylarginine dimethylaminohydrolase family protein → MLMERKENHNQAGCQNEFGALERVLVCPPAFMKIEEAINETQKHFLKDNIDREKAMEQHRNFIQLLHEHGADVVQLPPLAMYPEQVFTRDIGFTIGDTVFISTMGTDMRSGEDRILKEWLQESKMKFEKITSPSIEGGDVITDGKKIWVGISSRTTEDAVEELRAKLPEHDITAVPFDSQYLHLDCLFNIISPEEALIYSPAFSQEMIDKFKEHYELIDVTDDEQFTMGPNVLSIGHDKIISLPVNQDINKKLKRAGYDVIECDISEIIKSGGSFRCCTLPVNRS
- a CDS encoding ABC transporter ATP-binding protein translates to MLTVKKASRLFKDGAAGFKDISFTVQKGEIVGILGTSGCGKSTLLRVLSGLDQADSGTIHLHDGSGKGAGVIFQEPRLMPWLSVEDNVLFGFKHPAKYREQGAHYLSLVGLSEFSKALPRDLSGGMAQRTAIARALASKPSVLLLDEPFSALDAFTKMQLQDLLLDIWQEEKTTMVMVTHDIDEALHVCDRILVLSGQPGELAAEIKISQPKPRSRSDLSLASYKEKIFSILENSHTGLQKYSVQ
- a CDS encoding ABC transporter permease; this encodes MKNKLNLIGLGLILPVVLIAVWEAAARLGWIESYLLPAPTVVVTSIIEMAQEGTLWSHVSITLYRVGAGFLIGTAAALIVGAAVGYFKQAERLLDPILQAFRSIPSLAWVPLFLLWMGIGEPSKVTLIAVGVFFPVYLNIVSGIQGVDRKLIEVGKVYRFSSLQLVRRIILPASLPSFLVGIRSGLGLGWMFVVAAELLGASEGLGYLLVLGQNTSSPELIIASIILFAALGKGTDALLKGIEAKSLKWQDNLQNAQ
- a CDS encoding aliphatic sulfonate ABC transporter substrate-binding protein, which produces MNKLSALILSSAAIGVLAGCSANASSDEQPEKITLDYAYYSPTSLVLKEQGLVEEALKDEGIEVEWVLSQGSNKALEFLNSRSVDFGSTAGAAALIAKSNGSPVESVYLYAKPEWTALVAAEGSDIQSVEDLKGKKVAATLGTDPYIFLLRALEEAGVSSDEVEIVNLQHPDGANALSSGQVDAWAGLDPHMARAELDTNAELFYRNPDFNTYGTLNVRSEFAEDYPEIVEEVIAQYEAAREWTIANPDDAAQILADEAEMNLEVAKASLARNDFSNPVIGDEHTEALIAAGEVLRQEEVIDQDADIEALVDELLNPSFTESLE
- the metX gene encoding homoserine O-acetyltransferase MetX, which codes for MGETLTEKVMHREGTVNIGSLTLESGKVIDDVSLRYERSGDPSLPVILICHALTGTHQSVGTEQDPGWWRGFAGEHAYIDLTKFQVITFNVLGGCSGSTGPDSLNQNGEKYRTAFPFITVKDMVNAQYHACLKLGITSLHGVIGGSLGGMQTLEWCISYPDFMGKAVLLAATPSLSDYGIAFNRIGIHAIENDPAWNNGLYENASDVKGFEVARMVGLVTYRSPYLFTGRFNREEKEVEEKQPFYQVESYLKYQGEKITKRFDPNSYLTLLYAMNHHDISRYHGSIQEAAGKIKSKLLGIGFKGDLLYPPNVIEQFISYVPEADFHEVDTDFGHDGFLVEFEKWGELVKYHFETGQ
- a CDS encoding O-acetylhomoserine aminocarboxypropyltransferase/cysteine synthase family protein; translated protein: MTNNQPQYNIETLLLHGATESDPTTNSRAIPIYQTTSYTFDSAEHAQNLFSLAEEGNIYTRIGNPTVAAFENRIALLEGGVGAVATASGMAAITYAVLNLAGAGDEIVAAANLYGGTYNLFAQTLPRYGVNVKFVDGTDPENFRKAIGPKTKAVFAEVIGNPSLHVLDTEGVAKVAHEEGVPLIVDSTFATPYLNKPIEHGADIVVHSATKWIGGHGTTIGGVVVDAGTFNYDNGRFPDFTTPDPSYNGLRFVDLEAAAFIAKLRVNLLRDTGACLSPQNAFYLLQGLETLHLRVERHVENALKVAEYLDQHPSVDWVQYPGLESHSSYEAAKKYLPKGAGSIIVFGIKGGREAGRKVIDHTQLWSHVANVGDAKSLIIHPASTTHAQLTAADLEAAGVKEEQIRLSVGIESVEDLINDLNQAIEKAAVPAHS
- a CDS encoding ABC transporter ATP-binding protein gives rise to the protein MTVIECRHLEKRFKNGAGVKDADFIIQENTITGIVGRNGSGKTTLMKTIAGYLKKTGGDISVFGEKPFNSLKVSANSMYLDEYTVFSNALTTKDILHHHSRFYPNWDAELAQRLAEYFALPMNVGTDYLSKGQKNTFFGILGLAARCPLTIFDEPTTGMDASVRKDFYRALLKDYLAHPRTILISSHHLDEIDELIEDLLLIDGGRSVLHLPIEEVKEYAMAVTGPTVQVKSWSDQQEVIARLEEKSGFSTVVVKNHFTAAEKAAARDLRFSPVSASDLCVYMTRRNTGGIDDVFSNSQHG
- a CDS encoding GntR family transcriptional regulator → MMLNADSTKPIYIQIAEWLETEILHERFKAHEKMFSQYQLADQFNINPATAAKGLTILADAGILYKKRGLGMFVTEEAAEQIRHRRINETLAALVSDVVAEAEHLNVKETDLIHMIQLEQSRRKGETS
- a CDS encoding cation:proton antiporter; protein product: MEPVQIVVLLLIGYIIFTIDKRTQVFPRPPVLVGIGMLLFFIPFFEGIQLSEKALYEIILPALLFISAYKFSVGALKTNSWAVSLLSTVGLMLTVLGLGGVIYLIATWFVPLDFTEALLIAAVLTPTDPVSVTSILHKSLDNEKVGDIVEGESLINDGTSYVIFATLLSIHQGHESFSFFSFMGEFLYVAIGGALIGVVFGWIVSRAVHFTHHQEYQVMLSIIMAYGLFLLAESFGISGVLATVAAGLMLSWEFNRINKEDHYRESLDHFWDVVEPTLLSLVFLLIGFTAVDYLKWEWFGFAAIVFILSLVIRTLLVVLTAQSVPPIRRNLSWKESLLISFGGVKGTMSVVLLLLLEASGTGEIETVMTVSFIAVLLSLFIQSIGVHPLAKVLKS